AGTTTGCATATACAGGAGGAACCGAAATTATGACACAGAGAAAGAATCCGTTGGAGCTTGTAAATGAACGGGTAAAAGAAGCCATTGCCGATGCAATTGTGAATGCAGGAATTGTTGCACCGGAAGAGGTTCCGGATATCGTACTGGAAGTACCAAGAGATAAGGCACATGGTGATTTGGCTACGAACGCTGCTATGCAGTTGACCAAAATCGCAAAACGTAATCCGCGCCAGATTGCTGAGGCAATTATAGAACATTTGGATACAAGCAGCGCTTCTATTGAAAAGGCTGAGATTGCCGGACCAGGCTTTATTAACTTTACGTTGTCCAAGAATTATTTGTACCCAATTATCAGCCTTGTTGCTGAGCAGGGTGATGATTATGGCCGTATTAACATCGGTCAAGGTCAGAAGGTTGAAATGGAATTCGTCAGTGCCAATCCAACGGGTAGCCTTCATTTAGGACATGCTCGTGGTGCTGCTGTCGGCGATGCGCTTTGCAATGTACTCGATTATGCAGGCTATCAGGTGACAAGGGAATATTATATTAATGATGCCGGTAACCAAGTAGTCAACCTGTGTAAATCCATTGAAACTCGTTACCTGCAGGAGCTGGGCCAAGAAGCAGAAATGCCTGAAGACGGTTACCATGGCGAGGACATTAAGGGATTTGCTAAAGAGCTTGTGGCTGAAAAGGGTGATACACTGCTCGAAATGAGCCCAAGTGACCGCGCAGCTTTTTTCCGGACCTATGGACTTAATAAAGAGCTCGATAAAATCAAACGCGATCTGGGGCTATTCCGCGTAAACTTCGATATTTGGTTCAGTGAGACTTCGCTGTACGAGAACGGAGAAGTGTTACGCTCGCTAGACGAGCTTCGTGATCGTGGAGAAGTATATGAGCAGGATGGGGCAACCTGGCTGCAAACGACTAAGTATGGCGATGATAAAGACCGCGTTCTGATTAAGAACGATGGCACATATACCTACCTTACACCGGACATTGCTTATCACAGCGATAAGTATGGCCGCGGTTACGATAAAATGATTAACATTTGGGGTGCGGATCATCATGGCTATATTCCGCGGATGAAAGCAGCGATGGCAGCACTTGGCAATGATCCTGAGAAGCTAGTGGTTCTGATTGCTCAGATGGTCAGTCTGTTCCAGAATGGTGAAAAGGTTAAAATGTCGAAGCGTACCGGCAAAGCGGTTACGATGGAAGATTTGATGGAGGAAGTAGGAATCGACGCGATTCGATATTTCTTCACCATGCGTAGCATGGATTCCCATCTCGATTTCGATATGGATTTGGCGATCTCTACTTCTAATGAGAACCCTGTATTCTACGTTCAATATGCGCATGCACGTATCTGCAGTATCTTCCGTCAGGCAGAAGAGCAAGGGATCTCCATTCCTGATTACGCTGAGATTGACTTCTCCAAGCTGACAGCAGTGCATGAATATGACTTGCTGCGCAAAATTGGTGAGCTCCC
This Paenibacillus sp. FSL R5-0345 DNA region includes the following protein-coding sequences:
- the argS gene encoding arginine--tRNA ligase, with amino-acid sequence MTQRKNPLELVNERVKEAIADAIVNAGIVAPEEVPDIVLEVPRDKAHGDLATNAAMQLTKIAKRNPRQIAEAIIEHLDTSSASIEKAEIAGPGFINFTLSKNYLYPIISLVAEQGDDYGRINIGQGQKVEMEFVSANPTGSLHLGHARGAAVGDALCNVLDYAGYQVTREYYINDAGNQVVNLCKSIETRYLQELGQEAEMPEDGYHGEDIKGFAKELVAEKGDTLLEMSPSDRAAFFRTYGLNKELDKIKRDLGLFRVNFDIWFSETSLYENGEVLRSLDELRDRGEVYEQDGATWLQTTKYGDDKDRVLIKNDGTYTYLTPDIAYHSDKYGRGYDKMINIWGADHHGYIPRMKAAMAALGNDPEKLVVLIAQMVSLFQNGEKVKMSKRTGKAVTMEDLMEEVGIDAIRYFFTMRSMDSHLDFDMDLAISTSNENPVFYVQYAHARICSIFRQAEEQGISIPDYAEIDFSKLTAVHEYDLLRKIGELPAEIAVAAEGYAPHRLIRYVYELAAMFHSYYKAERVITEDAAQTVARLALLGAARTTIANVLRLVGVSAPDRM